AGCACTGGATAAATCCCCTCAAATACCGCTTTTGCCAGTTCCACACTGGAATCAGAACCAATTTTATGCCCTCCAATTTCGCTGGAAGAACATCCAACCACCAAAATTTCCTGTGGTTTTAATTTTGCAATCTCCAGCAGTTCTTCTACCGCCTGACGGGCCTGGTTTTTAATTTCTTCTAACATAAAAATCCCTCCTATTCTTCATACCTTTGTTTGATGTATCCGGAATATCTTCTGGTTAACTCCTGTTCAATGGGGATAATCAGACGCATCCCCTGCTCTCTATTATCCGCAGAAGCGGTAATGCGGATTAGAGTACCATCATCCTTTGCGTATGTAGCAACAGTAGGATTGGTTAAATCCAACAGAGCAGAAATGGAGTCTGCCACTGGTGCTTCCCCTACTATTTCTGGTGGAGCTTCCTGCATACTCTTTAATTTCAAATTGACCGAAACAAATACCCGATTACTACGGGAATTTAAATATTGATGGCAACACAGTTCAAACATCGGCTGCATTTCACTTGGAGGTCCAGGAAGCAGTACAATTGTCTTGCGATTTCGTTCGATAATACAGCCCGGTGCGGTCCCAACATCATTATACAACGGAATACAGCCAGTTGGCAAATAAGCCTGTTTGGCGATGCTATCCGTCATTGCAATGTGCAGCTGCCCAATCTTTTCCTCAATCCAATGGTAAGCCTTTTGATCTTTTACCAAAGTTTTTCCGAAATACTCTGCGGCAACCTCTTTGGTCAAATCATCTTTGGTAGGCCCTAGCCCTCCGCACATCACCACCAGGTCAGCCCTGGTAAAAGCAATCTCTAAAGCCGAACGTAAACGCTGCCGGTTATCCCCCACCACCGTTTGGTAATAGACATCAATCCCTAGATGCGCCAATTTTTTAGCTAAATACTGGGCATTCGTATTACAAATATTTCCCAACAAAAGCTCTGTTCCTACACATAAAATTTCTGCCACCATCGCAATATCCTCCTTTATGAATTTGCATACTGGCTATTATATAATTCATAATAAAAGCCTTTTTTCTCTAATAATTGGGTATGGGTTCCCTGTTCCACAATATTCCCCTGATTCATCACAAGAATTTGGTCTGCATTCACAATCGTGGATAACCTATGGGCGATAACAAAACTGGTCCGCCCCTCCATCAATTTTAAAAAGGCTTTCTGAATCCGTATTTCCGTTAAAGTGTCAATTGAACTGGTAGCCTCATCCAGAATTAGCATTTCTGGGTCTGCCAACATTGCCCTAGCAATGGTGAGCAGCTGCCGCTGCCCTTGTGAGAGCTGCCCCCCTTCTTGGGAAACTACCGTATCATATCCATATTTTAAGCGGGTGATAAATCCATGGGCATGAGCGGCCTTTGCCGCCTGTTCTATTTCTTCTTGGGTAGCGTCCGGTTTTCCATAAGTCAAGTTTTCCCGGATGCTTCCACCCATCAGCCAGGTATCCTGTAACACCATGCCAAAACTTTGGCGAAGGCTGTCCCGAGTAATTCGGCGGGTATCAATTCCATCAATCAAAATCGCCCCATCCGTCACTTCATAGAACCGCATTAACAGATTAACTAGTGTGGTCTTTCCACAACCTGTTGGTCCAACAATGGCGATTGTCTGACCCGGCTTTGCCTCAAAACAAAAATCCTGAATTAATTTCTGGTCTGAACGATAAGAAAAAGAAACATGGTCAAAACAAACATGACCCTTGCAGTCATGTAACTCCATGGCATCTGGGATATCTGATGTTTGCGGTGGAGCATCAATCACCGCAAAAATGCGTTCCAACGAAGCGAAAGCCGTTTGTAGTTGAGCGGTAATGCCGGAAATCTCGTTAAAAGGTTTGGCGAATTGGGCGGAATAAATCAAAAAACTGGAGATAATTCCAACAGAAACCCCCTGCGTAACAGCGATTATCCCCCCTGCAATACCTACAGCAATATAACAGATATTATTCACAAATCGGGTACTTGGGTTTACCATTGCGGAAGCGAACATAGCATGGGTAGCTGTTTTCCGTAGGCGGTCGGAAATATTGTTAAATTCTTCGCACTCCAGCCCTTCCCTACCAAACGCTTTGACAATCTTCTGATTACCTACAATCTCAGCGGCAAACGAAGATAATTCCCCAACCGACTGTTGCTGTCTGGTAAAGGTTTTCTGGCTAAACTTTGTAATAAAATATGCCACAATCAGGCAAATCGGCGTCAACACCAAAATGGTAACAGTAATTGTCACGTTCAGATAAAACATAAACGCCACTGCAGAAATCAGGGTAACAATTCCAGAAAACGCGTTGGTGATGGATACTGCCATAGCATCGCTGACACTATCTAAATCATTGGTAAAACGGCTAATAATATCCCCATGGGGATGGTTGTCGTAATAAGAAAGTGGCTGCAAATTTAAATTGTGGAAGGTATCCCGTCGCATATCCCGCACCACAAGGTAGGACACTTTATTGGCATAGCGGGAGATAAACCACTGGAACAAGGAGGAGATCACATAGATGGCCCCCAATCCAATCAGAATTTGAATCAGACCTGGAAAATCCACTGCGCCTGGACCATGGATGTAGTCAATGGCAACCCCATTCAGATAGGTAGCAGCCACTACGCCCAAGCTGCTAACCAAGGCACAAACCAACGCAAGCAGGATTTGAAACCAGTATTTTTTGGCGTATCCAAGCAAACGGCGAAAATTTTTCATCTTGTCCCTCCTCACTTGCTTTGAGATTGATAAATTTCTTGATAGGTTTCACAGGTTTGTAACAATTCCTCATGCTTCCCGTGTCCAACCAATTTTCCATCATCCAGCACCAGAATATGGTCCGCCAGAGTGACGGAACTGATCCGCTGGGAAACGATGATAATTGTCCCATTTTTCAGATATTCCCTTAAAGAGCGGCGCAGCTTCAGATCTGTCTGATAATCCAACGCACTCAAACTGTCGTCTAAAATTAACAAATCTGGCTTCCGAACTAATGCTCGGGCAATGGACAGCCGCTGCTGTTGTCCACCGGAAAAATTCTTACCACCCTCATGAATTTGGGAATGGATTCCCTTATTCAATGTCTTTACAAAATCATATGCTTGCGCAGCCTTCAGCGCCTCTATGATCTCCTGTTCTGTTGCATCCTCTTTTCCCCAACGAATATTGTCCGCAATGCTACCGGAGAATAGCACTGTCTTTTGGGGAACAATTGTGATTTTGGAGCGCAGATAATCCTGTGCTAACTGCTTCACTGGTTTGCCTCCAAACCTTACTTCCCCTTGGTTTACATCGTAAAACCGTGGAATCAAATTAATCAAGGTGGATTTCCCGCTTCCTGTGGTTCCCACAACCCCAAGGATATTTCCTACTGGCAAGGTAAATGAGATGTCCTCCAACACTTCTTTTTGGTTATACCCAAAGGAAACATGGTCAAACTCTACGAAAGGAGCGGTTGGATCTAGTTCCCTTTCCGCCTGTTGGTCTTTTACCGAAACATCACAAGTCAATACTTCATTGATTCGGTTGGCAGAAGCAGATGCTTTGGTAAACAACACTACCAAGTTTGCCACGATAATCAGTGCCATCAAAATTTGGGTGACATAGTTGATCAAAGCCACAATACTTCCCTGGGTTAAATTACCCGCATTTACGCTGATACCCCCAAAATAAAGCAGCACAATAATGCCAGCATTCATTACCACTGAGGTAATCGGGTTCATCAAAGCGGAAAGATTGGTAACATGGATATTCGCCCTAGCCAACTGTTCGGTTGCTTCGTCCATCCGTTCCCGTTCTTTTTCATGGCGGGCAAAAGCCCGGATTACCCTTACACCGCTTAAATTTTCCCGCAGAACCTGCCCTAACCGGTCCAATTTGCGTTGGGCGTTTTGATAAAGTGGAACCGTCTTTTTCATGATAACTACCAACACCAATACAAAGATAGGAATCAGCACCACAAACACCAGTGAAAGCTGTGGGTCAATATAAATCGACATCACCAGTGCGCCAACACACAAAAAAGGTGCCCTACTAACCAAACGGATCAAATAGGCAACTGCCATTACAACCTGGTTTACATCGTTGGTCAAACGGTTAATCAAAGTGGCGTTTCCAAATTGGTCCAGCTCCTGATAAGAAAGTTGGGATATTTTCTGGATCAATTCCCGGCGGATATCATTGCCAACGTTCTGGCAGGTAACAGACGCAAAATATTGGCATAACGTTGCCGAGCCAAGCCCTACAATAATAACACCCAGCATCAGTATCCCAGTTTTCCAAATATAAGGAATATCCATATTGTGTATCCCCACATCAATAATCCTCGCCATCAGCAAAGGTAGCAATAGTTCCAATATTGCTTCTACCAGTTTTGCAACAGACCCGATAATTGTCTGTTTTAAATAGGGGCGCAAAAATCTTTTTAGTTGAAACAAAACGAAATCACTCCAATTTTCCGATGATATTTCTCCCTTGTGACACTGTCCTATCAAACAGTTGCGTGGTATAATATTTATATAAATGATTAAACAAATTAAATTTCATCTTTATTTTATCGTTTGTTACTTGGCAGAAAATTATGCCAGGAAAGACGGTTTTTATTATACTAAAAATTTATGAATATTTTGTAAATACTTTATTGATTTATTTGACTAAAGCGCTAAAGCGTTGTATGATAGTAATTGTTAAGTAACGGAAAAACATATTGGAAGGTGGTATAAAATGGAATTCACACTGGATACCTTGAAAAAAGACGAACAGGTGTCTTTGAGTTTACGCAAACTGTATGAGCAGTTTGGCTATAAAAAATATAAAGTAAGCAAATTTGAAGCATATGAGCTTTACCTAGAAAACAAAAATTTTTTAAAAAGTGAGCAGATCATTACTTTTAATGACCTGGATGGAAAGTTGCTGGCATTAAAACCTGATGTGACACTGTCCATTATTAAAAACACCAACGCCAACCGTGAACAGACAGAAAAACTTTATTATATCGAAAACGTTTACCGTTTGTCCCGCCAAAATCATGAATATAAAGAGATTAACCAGATGGGATTGGAATACATAGGAGATGTTGACCTGTATGCCACGTTGGAAGTAATCCAACTGGCAATGGATAGCTTAACAGCGATTGATCCCAACTGTATTTTAGATATTTCCCATATGGGGTTTGTTTCCGGGTTATTTGATAGTCTCTCGGTCGAACACAGTGTAAAAATGCAACTGTTGGGTTGCCTCCGCTCCAAAAATCTGCACGACCTGAAACGAATTGTGGAGCAGGAACATATTTCTGATTTTTATCGGGATAAGCTGGAAAAAATTGCTGCTTTGGACGGGGAATTTGAATCCACCCTACAAGCGGCACAGGAATTGGTCATCAATGACAACATGCAGGATGCGGTAAATGAGCTTAAAGCCATTTATCAAATCATTTCCCAAAACCAACTTGCTCAACATATCCGGCTGGACTTTTCCATCATCCAAGATATCGATTACTACAACGGGATTATCTTCCAAGGATATGTACAAAAATCCCCAAGCGCAGTGCTTTCTGGCGGCAGGTATGATAACCTGCTAAAAAAATTCAACCGTGATGCAGGTGCCATCGGATTTGCGCTTTATCTAGATGAATTAAGCAGATATTACCCCGTTGCTATGGATTACGATGTGGATACCTTTGTTTTGTACCAAAATGATGCCGATTGCAATATACTCTCTCAGCAGATCAACAAGCTAGTTTCCTCTGGGGAACGGGTTCGGGCTGGAAAGCAGATTCCTGCTGACCTGCGTTATAAAAAACTGATGAAAATAAATGGAGATATTTTGGAGGAGGTGGATAGCCGTGCTTAATATCGCATTGCCAAAAGGACGTTTGGGGGATAAAGTTTACGAACTGTTCTCCAAAATCGGATACGACTGTAAATCCATCTATGAGGATAATCGGAAACTTATTTTTGAAAACCCGGAAAATGGTGTCCGCTATTTCCTGGTAAAACCCAGCGATGTTGCCATTTATGTCGAACATGGCGCCGCTGATGTTGGGGTTGTGGGTAAGGATATCCTGCTGGAAAGCGAACCGGATATCTACGAATTATTGGACTTGAACCTGGGAAAATGCCGGGTAGCTGTTGCAGCGAAAACAGATTATATTGAAGACACCGATAGGACGCTGCGGGTGGCAACAAAATTTGTTAACATCGCCAAACAGTATTATGCTTCCCTGAACAGAGAAATTGAAATCATCAAACTAAATGGTTCTATTGAACTGGCTCCGATTTTAGGGCTGTCCGATGTAATCGTGGACATTGTGGAAACCGGTACCACATTAAAGGAAAACAATTTGAAGGTATATAACGACATTGTTCCTATCAGTGCCCGTTTTATCGCAAACAAGTCCAGTTTTAAATTTAAAAACGACACAATTGAGCAAATGTTATCCAAACTGACGGGGGAATTGAACCAATGATAAAACTGTTTTATTCCAATGAAATGAAAGAATCCGATATTTTAAACCGGGAAATCCAAAATAACGACGAAGTGGAAGACATTGTAGCGGACATCATTAATGATGTCCGTGCCAATGGCGATCAGGCACTATTGGATTACTGCAAAAAATTTGACCATGCTGATTTAGATTCCTTGGAAGCATCCCAGGAAGAAATCGATGACGCCTACAATAGCATTGACCCTGAGTTTATCCAAACACTGAAGATGGCTCGGGACAATATTGAGGTGTTCCACCGCCAGCAGGTGCGTAAAAACTTTGTGATCAACGACAAGGAAGGTATTGTATTGGGACAAAAGGTAACTCCAATCGAAAAGGTTGGCTTGTATGTCCCAGGGGGAACAGCAAGCTATCCTTCTTCCGTATTGATGAATGCTGTCCCCGCTAAAATCGCAGGGGTGAAAGAGATTGTCATGACCACTCCTCCCAACCCAGACGGCAGTTTACCACAAGCGATTTTAGCCGCCGCAAAAGTAGCCGGTGTTACCCGCATTATCAAATCCGGTGGAGCACAGGCGGTGGCTGCATTGGCATACGGCACTGAAACCGTGCCAAAAGTGGATAAAATTGTAGGACCTGGCAACATTTTTGTAGCTACTGCAAAACGCCGAGTATATGGTATTGTGGATATTGACATGATTGCTGGTCCAAGTGAAATTCTAGTAATCGCAGACGGAAGCTGCAACCCGTCCTATGTAGCGGCGGATTTGCTCTCTCAGGCGGAACACGATAAACTGGCAACCGCTGTGCTGATTACAGACAGCAAAGTTTTGGCGGAAAAGGTACAACAGGAGTTGGAAGTACAGATTCCGCAACTGCTACGCAGTGAAATCGCACGGACTTCCATTGAACAAAACGGGAAAATTATTGTGGCCGATTCTATCCAGCAAGCAGTGGAAATCAGCAACCGTATTGCACCAGAACATCTGGAAATCTGTGTGGATGATCCATTTGCTGTACTAAATTCCATCCAAAATGCTGGCTCCATCTTCTTAGGGAAAAATGTTCCAGAAGCGTTGGGAGACTATTTCGCAGGGCCAAACCACACCCTCCCCACCAGTGGTACAGCCAGGTTTTCCTCTCCATTGTCAGTAGATGATTTTGTAAAAAAATCCTCTTTTATCTATTACACCAAAGACGCCCTTTCCCAAGTACAGGAACGGGTTGTGGATTTTGCCACCAGGGAAGGTCTTACAGGCCATGCAAAATCTGTATCCATCCGGTTTGAATCCTAGCTGATTGGAGTGATTGTTATGAGCCGGTTTTTAAGCCAGCGTTTTTCTCAAATAAAACCATATGTCCCTGGGGAACAACCCCAAGATACTGAATATATTAAACTGAACACCAATGAGTCCCCCTATCCTCCTTCTCCCCGTGTATTGCAGGTAGTTAACCAGAAAGAGGTGGAGAAATTAAGGCTGTATTCTGATCCAGAAGTAAAACAACTGATTCAGCAAATCGCTGATTTTTACCAGGTATCCACCGACCAGGTATTTGTAGGAAATGGTTCGGACGAGGTGTTGGCGTTTAGCTTTATGGCGTTCTGCGACCAGCAACAGCAAATTTGTTATCCCGATATTACCTATGGCTTTTATCAGGTATTCTGCCAGCTATTCGGATTGCAGCAAAACCCCATCCCTTTAAAACAGGATTTTACCGTGGATTATCAGGACTACTGCGATTGTGGGAAAAACATCGTAATCGCCAATCCCAATGCCCCAACCGGCTTGTCCTTATCATTAGAGGAGATCGAACAGATCCTGAAAACCAATCCAGACCATCTGGTGATGATTGACGAGGCATATGTGGATTTTGGCGGGACAACCTGCATCCCATTGTTAAAACAGTATTCCAATTTAATGGTAATCCAGACATTCTCCAAGTCCAGGAGCCTGGCCGGTGCCCGCCTTGGGTTCGCCATCTCCTCCCCTGAGATTATCCAGGATTTAAACAAAATAAAATTTTCTTACAATCCTTATAATGTCAACCGCCTGAGTATATTGGCAGGTTCCGCCGCTATGCAGGACCGTCTATACTGGGAATACTGTACTAACGAAGTAATCCAAACACGTAACAAGACAAAATGCGCTTTAGAACAATTAGGTTTTACTGTCCTGGATTCCAAAACCAATTTTCTGTTTGCCCGCTGCCCGAAAATCAGCGGTGAGGACTATTACAGCAAACTGAAACAGAACGGCATCCTGGTACGGCATTTTGACCAGGAACGGATTCAAGATTTTGTACGTATTACCATTGGCACACCGGCACAAATGGAGCAGTTCCTTCAGGTAACCAAAAGGCTGATGGAGGAGGAAACACAATGAGAAAAGTAACCATAGAACGGAATACAAACGAAACCCAAATTACCATCCAACTAAATCTGGATGGAACGGGACAATACCAGAATCAATCTGGCTGCGGCTTTTTAGATCATATGCTGGATTTATTCACACGGCATGGACGGTTTGATTTACAGGTATCCTGTAAGGGGGATACCTGGATTGATTACCACCACACCACAGAGGATATTGGCATTGCCTTAGGACAAGCCTTTTCCAAAGCGCTGGGTGATATGCGAGGAATCAACCGGTATGGCAGCTTTCTCCTTCCAATGGATGAAACCCTCATGCTGTGCGCTCTGGATTTCAGTGGGCGCAGCTATTTGAATTATGATGTTGCCATCCCAACAGCAAAAGTTGGGGATTTTGATACGGAATTGGTAGAAGAATTTATGCTGGGCTTTGTCCGTGCTGCTGGAACAACCCTGCATTTCAAGCAACTGGCGGGAAGTAATTCCCACCATATAATCGAAGCGATGTTCAAAGCGTTTGGCCGTACCTTAAAACAGGCTGTGGCAATCGACCAACAATATGCGGATGAAATCCCTTCTACAAAAGGATTACTAAAATAAATAGAAAGGAGCCACTTCCATGATTGCAATCATCGACTATGGCGTGGGAAACCTGTTTTCTCTCAGCAGTTCCCTTTCCTATTTAGGGCTGGAGAACACGATTACCCGTGACCCTCAGCAGATAGAACAAGCAGACCATATTATCCTCCCCGGTGTGGGTGCTTTTGCGGACGCCTATCAAAAATTGGAGCAGACCAACCTGATTGATACCATCAAGCAGCAAACCTACAACGGGAAACCACTGCTCGGTATCTGCCTAGGAATGCAGCTCTTATTTGATAAAAGCTATGAATATGGGGAACACAAAGGCTTAGGATTGATCCACGGGGAAGTATGCCCTATTCAAGACGATTTAACACAACCTTTGAAAGTACCCCATATTGGTTGGAACAGCCTGCATTTTCCAAAAGAAAACCCTCTGTTCCAATATAACAAAGAGGGAGATTACGTGTATTACGTCCACTCTTTTTACGCCAAAAACTGCCAGGAGGATACCATTGCTACCTCGGAATATGATATCACCATCACTGGGGCAGTCAATAAAGGCAGCGTGTACGGAACCCAGTTCCATCCAGAAAAAAGCGGCGAGGTTGGTTTAAAAATATTACGGGCATTCGCCGAACTGTAAAACGGAGGTTACCATGGAAATTTTTCCTGCAATAGATTTGAGAAACAGCCAGGTAGTACGGCTTACCCAAGGGGATTACAACAGGATGGATGTTTATTCTTCCAATCCTACGGAGATCGCCCAACAATTCAAACAAAAAGGGGCTACCAACCTACACGTAGTGGATTTGGATGGTGCGAAGGATGGCAAACTGGTCAATTTTAATACCATCCGTTCGATTGTGGAACAAGGCGGATTATTTGTAGAGGTTGGCGGTGGAATCCGTGACGAACAAAGGATTCAGCAATACCTTTCATTGGGGGTCAACCGGGTTATCTTGGGCACTGTCGCCATTACTAATTTTCCTTTTCTGCAACAGATGGTGGAAAAATACAAAGAGAAAATTGCCGTTGGAGTAGATGCGCGGGACGGCTATGTTGCCATCAACGGATGGAAAGAAATCACTGATACCAAATCAGTTGACTTTTGCCAGAAGTTGGCTGATATCGGGGTAAAAACCATAATTTATACCGACATCTCCAAAGATGGGCAGCTTTCTGGGACAAACCTGGAAATCTACCAGGAACTAAGCCAGATAAAAGGATTAGATATTGTGGCTTCCGGCGGCATTTCCTATGAAAAAGAAATTGTTCAATTAAAAAAAATGAATTTATACGCCGCCATTGTAGGCAAGGCGATTTATACCGATACCCTCCAGTTGGACCGTGTCATCCAGCTGGCAAAATAACGGAAAAGGAGGGCATAACATGATTACCAAGCGAATCATCCCCTGTTTGGACGTCCGCAATGGGCGCGTCGTAAAGGGGATTAATTTTGAAGGAATACAGGATGTTTCTTCTCCCGTAGAACTGGCAAAGTTCTACAATGAAAGCGGAGCTGACGAGCTGGTATTCTACGACATTACCGCTTCGGTGGAGGAACGCTCATTATTTACCGATATCCTCACCCAGGTTGCCAGCCAAATTTTTATCCCTCTGACAGTGGGGGGAGGCATCAATACCATTGAGGATTTTGACCGCGTGTTAAAATGCGGCGCGGATAAGGTAAGCGTCAATTCAGGTGCGATCAAAAACCCTAGTCTGATCGCACAGGCGGCAAAAAAATACGGTGACCAATGTGTAGTCTTATCCATGGATGTAAAACGGGTAGATGGAAAGTTCCGCCTGTTTGCCAAAGGAGGACGGGAAGATACCGGTATCGACGCTCTGGAATGGGCGCAGATGGGGGAACAAAACGGCGCCGGGGAACTGGTTGTCAACAGCATTGACACCGACGGAGTAAAGGATGGCTTTGACCTAGAAATGCTGCAAGCTGCGGCTGACCGAGTTTCCATCCCAATCATTGCTTCCGGCGGAGCTGGAAAAATGGAAGATTTCTCGAAACTATTTCACTCCATCCCCAAAGTAGACGCTGGTTTGGCAGCTTCTATCTTCCATTTTAAAGAAATTGCGATTCAAGATTTAAAACAGCACCTCCGTGAAAACGGGGTTGAAGTGCGTATGGTATAAAGGAGAATCATTATGACAAAAATTGAGGACTTAAAGTTTGACGCCAACGGTCTAATCCCCGCTGTTGTACAGGATTATTACACCAAAGCGGTATTAACCGTTGCTTATATGAACCAGGAAAGTTTAAAAATCAGCATGGAAGAAGGCAAAACCTGCTTTTGGAGCAGAAGCCGCCAAGAGTTATGGCGGAAAGGGGAAACCTCCGGAAACTACCAGCATATTGTCACCATCAAGTCCGACTGTGACAATGATGCTTTGGTCGTGGAAGTAGTAAAGGACGGTCCTGCCTGCCATTTAGGGACGGATTCCTGTTTCGAAAATTATCTGTATATCAGCCCGGAAATTAAAGAATTCTCCCTGGACTCCCTCTATGAATTGATTAAGGGAAGAAAAACAGATAAAAAAGAAGGCTCTTATACCACCTATCTGTTTGAAAAGGGAATTGACAAAATCCTGAAGAAAGTCGGGGAAGAATGCACCGAAGTAGTCATTGCTGGAAAAGGTGCGGACAAAAAGGAAACCATTTTTGAGATTGCTGACTTAACCTACCACGTAATGGTATTAATGGTGGAAATGGGAATTTCCCTAAGCGAAATCAAGGATGAACTGGCAAAACGTCATGTGATTGACCATAAGGTAAAACAAGAAAGGATGCAATAATGAAATTTTGCTCCAATGCTCACACCCACACCAATTTTTGTGATGGCAAAAACACAGCGGAAGAAATGGTTCTGGGTGCGATTCAAAAAGGGTTTACCTCATTAGGCTTTTCCGGCCATTCCTACCTGTCATTTGACAGCGGCTGGACCATGAGTGAGGAAGGTACCCAGGCATACTGCCAGGAGATCAACCGGTTAAAGCAAGCTTATCAATCCCAAATTTCCATCTCTTTGGGATTAGAATGGGATGCTTATTCAGATACGGTGGACCGCTCCCAGTTTGACTATATCATTGGTTCTATGCACTATTTGCGTAGCCCTGAAACTGGGATTCCATATACCTTCGAGGATACTCATGAAATGATGGAAGCCTGTCTCAATCAGGGATTCCATGGAGATGTAAAGGCAATGCTCCGTTCCTTTTATGAGCAAATGGGGGAACTCCCCCACTGGATGGATCCGGATATCATTGGGCATTTTGATATTATTACCAAGTTAAACAGAGGGAACCGTTATTTTGATGAGGATTCTCCCGAATATCAAAACATCGCTTTGCAGGGACTAGACAGGGCAATCGAAGCAGGCTGCCTGTTTGAAGTAAATACTGGGGGGATGTACCGGGGATATTGCGATAAACCCTACCCCGCCCCTTTTTTGCTAAAACGTTTGGCGGAAAAAAACGCAAAAGTCATCATCACCAGCGATGCCCACAACCCGGATTCTTTGGATTTTATGTTTCCAGAAATGGCAGAACTTTTAAAATCCTCTGGATTTTCTACCATTTATCAATTAGTTCAAGGAAAATGGACACCAACAAACATAGAATAGAACCGCTCTTTTTTGAGCGGTTTTTATTTTTACCCTGTTCCGTAAAATAAAATTTTTGCTCTACTAAGGAGGGCAAAGTTTTCATTGTAAATATTGAGCAATATAAAATAAGTAAATGATGTATTTGTATGTTTTAATTGGTATAATAATACTTATTTATAGATGGTGGGCTATATGAATAAATGAAATTTCAGTATACCTTGGATTTTTTGCTGAAATAAGCTCTTTTGAAAAAGGAAGATCTGTATGCTAAAAAACAGAAAAAGATTTATCTTCAACAAAAATATAGATATTTTATGAATTTATGAATTTTTATAAATATATTTGTAAACCTTGCTATAAGCATCTCTAAAATAATGACTATTATTTGTAGAACTATTGAATCAATCTCAAAAAAGTGTTAAA
This is a stretch of genomic DNA from Clostridium facile. It encodes these proteins:
- the hisC gene encoding histidinol-phosphate transaminase; this encodes MSRFLSQRFSQIKPYVPGEQPQDTEYIKLNTNESPYPPSPRVLQVVNQKEVEKLRLYSDPEVKQLIQQIADFYQVSTDQVFVGNGSDEVLAFSFMAFCDQQQQICYPDITYGFYQVFCQLFGLQQNPIPLKQDFTVDYQDYCDCGKNIVIANPNAPTGLSLSLEEIEQILKTNPDHLVMIDEAYVDFGGTTCIPLLKQYSNLMVIQTFSKSRSLAGARLGFAISSPEIIQDLNKIKFSYNPYNVNRLSILAGSAAMQDRLYWEYCTNEVIQTRNKTKCALEQLGFTVLDSKTNFLFARCPKISGEDYYSKLKQNGILVRHFDQERIQDFVRITIGTPAQMEQFLQVTKRLMEEETQ
- the hisIE gene encoding bifunctional phosphoribosyl-AMP cyclohydrolase/phosphoribosyl-ATP diphosphatase HisIE produces the protein MTKIEDLKFDANGLIPAVVQDYYTKAVLTVAYMNQESLKISMEEGKTCFWSRSRQELWRKGETSGNYQHIVTIKSDCDNDALVVEVVKDGPACHLGTDSCFENYLYISPEIKEFSLDSLYELIKGRKTDKKEGSYTTYLFEKGIDKILKKVGEECTEVVIAGKGADKKETIFEIADLTYHVMVLMVEMGISLSEIKDELAKRHVIDHKVKQERMQ
- the hisD gene encoding histidinol dehydrogenase, with the translated sequence MIKLFYSNEMKESDILNREIQNNDEVEDIVADIINDVRANGDQALLDYCKKFDHADLDSLEASQEEIDDAYNSIDPEFIQTLKMARDNIEVFHRQQVRKNFVINDKEGIVLGQKVTPIEKVGLYVPGGTASYPSSVLMNAVPAKIAGVKEIVMTTPPNPDGSLPQAILAAAKVAGVTRIIKSGGAQAVAALAYGTETVPKVDKIVGPGNIFVATAKRRVYGIVDIDMIAGPSEILVIADGSCNPSYVAADLLSQAEHDKLATAVLITDSKVLAEKVQQELEVQIPQLLRSEIARTSIEQNGKIIVADSIQQAVEISNRIAPEHLEICVDDPFAVLNSIQNAGSIFLGKNVPEALGDYFAGPNHTLPTSGTARFSSPLSVDDFVKKSSFIYYTKDALSQVQERVVDFATREGLTGHAKSVSIRFES
- the hisB gene encoding imidazoleglycerol-phosphate dehydratase HisB — encoded protein: MRKVTIERNTNETQITIQLNLDGTGQYQNQSGCGFLDHMLDLFTRHGRFDLQVSCKGDTWIDYHHTTEDIGIALGQAFSKALGDMRGINRYGSFLLPMDETLMLCALDFSGRSYLNYDVAIPTAKVGDFDTELVEEFMLGFVRAAGTTLHFKQLAGSNSHHIIEAMFKAFGRTLKQAVAIDQQYADEIPSTKGLLK
- the hisA gene encoding 1-(5-phosphoribosyl)-5-[(5-phosphoribosylamino)methylideneamino]imidazole-4-carboxamide isomerase, whose amino-acid sequence is MEIFPAIDLRNSQVVRLTQGDYNRMDVYSSNPTEIAQQFKQKGATNLHVVDLDGAKDGKLVNFNTIRSIVEQGGLFVEVGGGIRDEQRIQQYLSLGVNRVILGTVAITNFPFLQQMVEKYKEKIAVGVDARDGYVAINGWKEITDTKSVDFCQKLADIGVKTIIYTDISKDGQLSGTNLEIYQELSQIKGLDIVASGGISYEKEIVQLKKMNLYAAIVGKAIYTDTLQLDRVIQLAK
- the hisH gene encoding imidazole glycerol phosphate synthase subunit HisH, with amino-acid sequence MIAIIDYGVGNLFSLSSSLSYLGLENTITRDPQQIEQADHIILPGVGAFADAYQKLEQTNLIDTIKQQTYNGKPLLGICLGMQLLFDKSYEYGEHKGLGLIHGEVCPIQDDLTQPLKVPHIGWNSLHFPKENPLFQYNKEGDYVYYVHSFYAKNCQEDTIATSEYDITITGAVNKGSVYGTQFHPEKSGEVGLKILRAFAEL
- the hisF gene encoding imidazole glycerol phosphate synthase subunit HisF, which produces MITKRIIPCLDVRNGRVVKGINFEGIQDVSSPVELAKFYNESGADELVFYDITASVEERSLFTDILTQVASQIFIPLTVGGGINTIEDFDRVLKCGADKVSVNSGAIKNPSLIAQAAKKYGDQCVVLSMDVKRVDGKFRLFAKGGREDTGIDALEWAQMGEQNGAGELVVNSIDTDGVKDGFDLEMLQAAADRVSIPIIASGGAGKMEDFSKLFHSIPKVDAGLAASIFHFKEIAIQDLKQHLRENGVEVRMV